The Fibrobacter sp. UWT2 sequence GGGTGACGTATGCGAATCCGGTGTCGCCTGCGAACTCAACGACCGAATTTAAAAGAGAACTCATTTATCTGTACCTCTTAGGCGATGGTCATGAGAGTCTGGCCGTCGACGACAGTGTCGGTTTCCTTGACGGCAATGGAGTTCACGGTGCCGGCGCACGGAGCGACGACCGGGTTTTCCATCTTGAGAGCTTCGATGATAGCCACTTCCTGGTTGGCAGCGACGGTGTCGCCGACCTTGACCTTCAGTTTGAACACGGAGCCAGCGAGCGGGCTCTTGACTTCGGTACCACCGGCAACAGCAGGAGCGGCGGCAGGAGCAGCGGCAGCGACCGGAGCGGCAGCAGGAGCAGCGGCAACGGCGGCATTGGAATCAAGAACTTCTACTTCGACATCGTAGGTCTTGCCTTCGAAACTGATACGGACGGTTTTCTTCATTTTGATATTTCCTGGCTTAAAAGCCTGTTGAGTTTTAAAAGTTTACCTTACTTGACGATCGTCCAAGCAGGAGAGTTAATGTTTCTGTAAGCAGTCACGCGGCAGGGCTGACCGATAGCCTGGGTCGCCGCTGCGGTCACGAGGGCGAGGAACTGGTCGTTGCTCATGCCCGGGTGTTCTTCGAGGGCTGCCACGGCGGCAATGCCGAGGAAAGCCTGGAGCTGCTTGTTGGTGAAGCCCGGATGAACGCTCTTGGCGTTCGGATCCCAGTCGCAGTGGGCAGGACCGATGGTCACCGGTGCTGCAGCGGCGGGAGCGGCGGCCGGAGCAGCCTTAACTGCAGGTGCCGGAGCCTTGTCCTTGTTGAGGCCGAGCTTGGCCATAATGAAGTTCATGAGGTAGCAGAGCACCGTGAGGCCCACGATGACGCACATCACCACGATAAGACCGGTTGCCTGGAATTCGATTAAGGAGCCGATACCGAAGGTGTCGGAGTCACCCTTACAACCCTGTTCGGTCGAGAATTCGCCCTTGCAGTAGGTCGAGCCCAGCTTGGCCTTGGCGATCGGGAGCACCTTGTGGCCGCCAGCGTTTTCGATAGAATCGCGAACGTCGCGTGCAAGAACTGCCTGATCGTAGGTCTTATAGAGAATCGAATGGTTACCAGAGTGGTTTTCCACGATCTTGTAAACCATGTCGTCATTCATACCCGGCATAGAAAGCTGCTCCTGAACCTGAGCGGCATCGGAGGGGAGCATGAGTCCGAGTTGTTCATCGAACTTGCCCTTCACCTTTGCTGCAGGCTTCGAAGCAACGAGAGCCGGCTGCTGCACTTCCTGGGCCGGAGCGGCGGGAGCCACTTCCTGAGCTTCGGGTGCATTGGTCTGTGTTTCGTTCATATTGGATTCAATCCATTCTTTTGGGTTTCTGTTTTGTAAAAATCAGCGACGAAAATTTAGAAAAAGCGGCGTTTGGATAACGCCGCCGAAAGCTACATCACCCCAGTTTCGAGGCCTTTTACGGGGATATAACGAACCGAGCCGTCGGGTGAGATAATGATGGCCACGCCGGCCATGTAATTCACCCATTTCCATTTTTCGTAAAAGCGCACATTCGCATGCCCATTTGTCGTGTAGGCAAGCAGCGGGACAACCAGGTAATCGTGCGAAACCAAGAAGCTCACACGCCCCATTCTGCCCAAATTCGCCAGAATTTCGTTTTGCAGCAGTTCCTCACTGCGCGTTTCCAAGTCATAGAATACATCCGGGTAGGCCCCTAAAAAGGCGTACTTGGAACACACCACCCAGCCGCCGCCATCGGAATTCGAATAGCTTTCGAATTTCACGCTGTCTTTCATGTACCAGTCACCATCGAGGCCGGGAAGGATATCCAAGCTGTACTTGGATTGCCCATAGCCCAAGGCAATGTTTTCGCAGGTTTCCTGGGTGCGAGTATAGCCCGAATAGCCGAAATAAAAGGTTTCCTTATTCACGGCGGCAAGACGCTTTCCCAAATCCTGGGCGTACTTTTTTCCGTTGTCGGTCAAGTGACCCTTTGCGCCCGTTTCGCCGGTGCGTTCGCTATGGCGAATAATGAACACAACCTTTTCGTCGGCGGCCAAGTTCGCATAAACCTCGACCAAGTCGGTAAAGCCATCGGCTTCTTGCGGGGTGGCAAGGCGCCAGGCGCCGGCATCGTAAATGTAATAGTTGTCATGGATGACGCGCCCTTCGCGGATTTCACGGTCGTATTCACCCGGGCCAAAGCCCACCGTATCTTTTTCCATGGGCTGCGCAAGGCGCCACTGGAATCCATTTGCATCGCAAATAAAACGCACCGCCGAATGATCCGACGTTTCGTAGTCATTTGCAAAGTAAGCACTCTGTCCCTGATTCACATAAGTCACTGTGCCCGCATTCACTTCGGTGCAAGTTTCAAACGCATAAGCCAGCGGAATAAAGCCGCGCATGTAGCCTTCAAAGTTCGGCACGTTCCCGCCGTAGGCAGACGTTACGTTGTTTCGAATTTCGCCATAACGCCAGTTGCTATCGAGGCCTACAATCCAGTCGGCAATTTGGATTTTCCCATTAGGGTCATTCCACACGCCATCGCCCTTCAGGTCTTCACCCAAAGTGCCGATAAAGTTCTGCGTTTCCTCTTTGCTCAAGCGGCTCTGTACCATCGCCGCAATGGCAAGCAGTACGCCATTAGAATCCATCGCATACTGCAGGGAATCTACGCCGAACGCCGCGAGCGTTTCGTACTTGGCGCGTTCCACCGCAGAATCCAACGGGACATGGTTCATCAAGTGCTGATCCACTCGAGGACGCGCCAACAAATCCAATATATTGTTCACGCTAACGGAATCAGTAGAATCGGCTGCCGCAATCCGTTCTTCTAGAATTTCAAAGACATAGAGGGGCGCTTTGATTGGCTCAAGCACTTGAACCGCCTGAGTATCAGGCTTTACCTCTGTCGAGCCCTCATTTGCTGCATCGCCTCCATTTACGGCGCCGCCATTATTTTCTGCACTGCACCCCAGCATGAACAGGGTTGCAAATAAAACACCCACCAAACATTCCACACACCACTTCTTTTTTACCATTAACCTACCATTTTACATTGTCCCTGAATCAAGGCCCTTTACCGCGTAAAACACCCTGGTTCCATCGGGTTTGAATACGATTGCGATTCCCCCGAGGTAATTCAGCCAATGATTCGTAGAATTCAAGTGATACTTCAAATCGATTTTTCGGTCTGAAGCATACACCACCAAAGGCATCATCACCAAATCATGCGACACAAAGAACCCTACTTGCTTTCCCGAATTTTCAAAGGCGGGAATCACATGTTCTTCCAAAAGTTCCGAGCTACGTTCTTCCAAGTCATACATGGCATCGGCAAAGCCGCCTTCGTACGCCCACATCGCCGTAAACTTCCAGCCGCCCCCGTTTTTATCGCGGACGTCCTTGTAAGCGGAATCGTTCTTTATGAACCAATCGTCGTTCAGCGCCGGAATCGTATCGGCAAGCGTATCGAGTTCGCCGCGGCCCTTGGCAATATTGTTGTTCGTCTGGTGCGCACGAATAAATTCAGACGCTCCGTAATACACCTCGATATCGCCCTTAACGGAATCACGATTGATGGAATCTCTCTGGAGCGATTCCCCGAGTTTAAACGCCTGCCTTATGCCATTTTCATTCAGCGGGCCCGTCCTAGAATAATCGCTGCCACGTTCGGCATGGCGCAAAATGACAATCAACTTTTCTGTATCGGCCAAATTCTTGACGACCGTCTGGACCGGAGTAAAGTCTTCCACATGAGAATCGTCGATATACTTGCGGTTCCAATCGAACTTGCTAGCAAGACGCCAGAAAAGCGTATTCTTGTCGCAAATGTAATCGCGAAGTTCACCGTTAATGGTCGCAGACTTGATCACGCCCGAATTCAGGGTGTTGCATTCGCCAAAATAATGTTCCGGCCCGTACGTAACAACCGAATCAATCACGTTCACGCTATCCTTGATATACAAGGAATCAATCACATGGACACTGTCTATGATATGAATACTGTCGATTACGTTGATGGCACTGTCGATAATATTCAGACTATCGACCACATGAATGCTATCCAGAACATTCACACTGTCGATCACGTTGACAACATCAATTACATTGACGCTATCCCTAACGCTTACGCTATCGATGATGCGCACGCTGTCGCGCACCACCACCGAATCTCGAACAACTGTTTCTGTATTATCGGTTGCGCTCGTTGTTTCATCACAACCACAAAGGAGCAGTAGCGCTGCCCCCATTACTCCCATCCAATTTTTTAGGTTCATTTTCTCTCTTCTTTAACCTACAGTTACATCGTCATCGTGCCGGATTCCAACCCTTTCACGGGCACATAACGAATCTTTCCATCGCTTCCCATAATAATTGCAAGGCCCGCCAAGTAGTTGATCCATTGTTTGGTATCAAAGTAGCGCAGGTTCACCTTCTTGTCGGTGAAGTACGCCGTGAGCGGAACCACAAACATGTCATGCGAAATGAACACACCCACTTTCTTCACTTTCGCAAATTCAGGTTTGATTACTTCGGTAATATACTTTTCGCTGTATTCTTCAAGATCGTAGTAAGCGTCAGTGTAGTCGCCCTTGTACGCATACTGCGAAGCCACGACCCAGCCGCCGCCATTGTTGCTCTTGTACTGTTCAAGCTTACTGTTGTC is a genomic window containing:
- a CDS encoding phosphoglycerate mutase family protein; amino-acid sequence: MNLKNWMGVMGAALLLLCGCDETTSATDNTETVVRDSVVVRDSVRIIDSVSVRDSVNVIDVVNVIDSVNVLDSIHVVDSLNIIDSAINVIDSIHIIDSVHVIDSLYIKDSVNVIDSVVTYGPEHYFGECNTLNSGVIKSATINGELRDYICDKNTLFWRLASKFDWNRKYIDDSHVEDFTPVQTVVKNLADTEKLIVILRHAERGSDYSRTGPLNENGIRQAFKLGESLQRDSINRDSVKGDIEVYYGASEFIRAHQTNNNIAKGRGELDTLADTIPALNDDWFIKNDSAYKDVRDKNGGGWKFTAMWAYEGGFADAMYDLEERSSELLEEHVIPAFENSGKQVGFFVSHDLVMMPLVVYASDRKIDLKYHLNSTNHWLNYLGGIAIVFKPDGTRVFYAVKGLDSGTM
- a CDS encoding histidine phosphatase family protein, producing MVKKKWCVECLVGVLFATLFMLGCSAENNGGAVNGGDAANEGSTEVKPDTQAVQVLEPIKAPLYVFEILEERIAAADSTDSVSVNNILDLLARPRVDQHLMNHVPLDSAVERAKYETLAAFGVDSLQYAMDSNGVLLAIAAMVQSRLSKEETQNFIGTLGEDLKGDGVWNDPNGKIQIADWIVGLDSNWRYGEIRNNVTSAYGGNVPNFEGYMRGFIPLAYAFETCTEVNAGTVTYVNQGQSAYFANDYETSDHSAVRFICDANGFQWRLAQPMEKDTVGFGPGEYDREIREGRVIHDNYYIYDAGAWRLATPQEADGFTDLVEVYANLAADEKVVFIIRHSERTGETGAKGHLTDNGKKYAQDLGKRLAAVNKETFYFGYSGYTRTQETCENIALGYGQSKYSLDILPGLDGDWYMKDSVKFESYSNSDGGGWVVCSKYAFLGAYPDVFYDLETRSEELLQNEILANLGRMGRVSFLVSHDYLVVPLLAYTTNGHANVRFYEKWKWVNYMAGVAIIISPDGSVRYIPVKGLETGVM
- a CDS encoding biotin/lipoyl-containing protein gives rise to the protein MKKTVRISFEGKTYDVEVEVLDSNAAVAAAPAAAPVAAAAPAAAPAVAGGTEVKSPLAGSVFKLKVKVGDTVAANQEVAIIEALKMENPVVAPCAGTVNSIAVKETDTVVDGQTLMTIA